Within the Bos indicus x Bos taurus breed Angus x Brahman F1 hybrid chromosome 17, Bos_hybrid_MaternalHap_v2.0, whole genome shotgun sequence genome, the region TTTCGAGGGCGCGGTCGGTACGCCGTTCGGAGCGGCGGACCTGGGAGTGCGACCAGaggcgggcggggggcggggagcgcCTTGGGGAGCCGTTGGGTCCCAGGGTCGAGGTCGTCGGGAAAGCGGAGGTTGTCCGGGGCGAGGGTCGGCGTTGCCAAGTTGACGGCCACCCCGGGGATGGGGTGTCGTCCCCAGGCAGCGGCCAGCAGTCGGTGACCGGTGTGGAGGCGTCCGACGACGCCAACAGCTACTGGCGGATCCGCGGCGGCACGGAGGGCGAGTGTCCGCGCGGGTCCCCGGTGCGCTGCGGGCAAGCGGTGAGGCTGACGCACGTGCTCACCGGCAAGAACCTGCACACGCACCACTTCCCGTCGCCGCTGACCAACAACCAGGTGAGCGCCCCTGGCTTGTGAGCGCGGGGCCTGGGCACCTGCTCAGAGCCCCAGCttttctctgtgaaatgggagcgTCAAGTTACAAGCGTTTGCCCGGCGCCCACTCTGGGGACAGAGAGATGACCCCCACCGGCGCCTACCCCCTGGAGCCCTCAGCTCCGCAGGGACACAGCTGGAAGAGCCGTCTGGCTGGAGAGCTCCACTCCTGGGCGGGAGCTGGACCCAGGAGGGGGATCCACACAGCTGTTGCGGTAGAGAATGGGAAACTCCGCGGCGAGGAGGCACTCAGGCCGGCCCTGGAAGGATGAGGAGGAATCCAGGGAGGAGATGGGCGTCTTCCCAGGCCTGGGCAAGAGCCTGTGTGCGAGTTCATCAGAGCTGGGAGGGCGGTGGGGCTGGAACAGAGGGTGGTTGGGGGCTTATCCAAAGAAAAGGATGAGATAATAGAGCCTTGGCTGTCAGGCTGAGAGGCAGACATGATGCTGAGTGCAGGTCAGAGGGTTTAGGACAGAAGGaactggaggaggagggaggcggggaggtCTTGACTCCTTGGGGGCCAGTGGTCGCCACCCAGGCAGGTGAGATGGGGTGTGCACGTGTTTGAAGAACCCGTGTTGGGGGGActcggggctggggcggggggtggtccCAGTTGGCAGCTGTGGAAGCTGAGTCTCAGGGAGACGTACAGGGAAGTGAGTGCCACTGCCAGGCAGGTGCCCACAGGGGACTCAGGGCTCCCTTCGTCGCGACCGCTGTCCTCACCCCGTTTGCCCCCACAGGAGGTGAGCGCCTTTGGGGAGGACGGCGAGGGGGACGACCTGGACCTGTGGACCGTGCGCTGCTCAGGGCAGCACTGGGAGCGGGAGGCCGCCGTGCGCTTCCAGCACGTGGGCACCTCCGTGTTCCTGTCGGTCACTGGCGAGCAGTACGGGAGCCCAATCCGGGGGCAGCATGAGGTGCATGGCATGGCCAGTGCCAGCGCCCACAATAAGTGGAAGGCCATGGAAGGCATCTTCATCAAGCCCAGCCCAGAGGCCCCTGGGGGCCACGATGAGCTCTGAGTGCTGTGGACCAGGGGGTAGAGGGCAGCGGGGGGTGTTGTCTGCAGACGACTCTCGGGGGAGACTTTGGCTTTGTAGGGGTTCTCAAGTGCCTTTATGATTAAAGAATGTTGGTCTGTGGTCGCACTTAACCGTGAGCCTGGGGCTGACCCGAAGCTGCCAGCTGGTCCCACTCAGCATCTCTTCCTCAGTGTGAAAGCTCTGTCTCCAGCACAGCTGGTAGCTGAACCCGTCCAGACCTCTCTGATGCTCTTCTGTGCACTCTCAACACTTCCCAGGGCCAtcacagccccctccccccaccctcagaTGGCCTGATATGCTCCAGCCCTCGAGCTCCATGAACCTTCCTGATAAGGGCTGGGGTCTCAGCAGATTGCAGGAGCCCTGCTCCCTACCAGTTGGGATGGGCACAAGCTGGCCAGTCCCTCATCCCTTGAAGGGCGTCCCTTCCTCCTGACACCCTTCCCCTGGCAGTTGCGACAGTCTGGACCCTTGCCTTTGACCAAGCACTGGGCCGGGACTCTGCCCATCTGGTGGAGATTCACATCGCAAGATTCGTCTCCGTGCAGATTGGCACCCCACATGCTCAGCTAGCCCCAAACCCTGGAAGCCCTAACAGAACTTCAAAAGATATTGCAAGGGAAGAGAACCACAGAGGACTGCTGCTTGCAGACAtctgagaaggcttcctggaagaagagtCACACTTTGAGCTGTCAAAGGGTTGAAACTTGAAGGAACAATAAATCGGCTGGCCCTTGACAGAGGACGGTAATAGCAGTTTTGCTGGTGCGTGGGTGCCCTCTAGAGGTGATGGCAGAGATTACAAGCTGAAGGACTTGAGCTGCTGGGGTTAGAGGGTGCCACTTTCCGGCAGGAGAGGAAGAGCCCAAGGAGAGGCCAGGGGTGGCAACCAGTGGGAAGGGCCTTAGAGGAGAGTGAGCACCTGACTTCTGAGAAGTCAGTTGGCCTTAGGGCATGAGAGAAAAGCTCTAGCCAGTTGTGAAACCTGAGCGGAGGGAGGGTCATGATTACCCCCTTTACTCCCCTGTCCCTTCCCCCAGGAGGTCCTGCTCTGCTCCGACCTTTTGAGCATCCTTTACTACCCTCCACTTCTCTCCCACTGCTCACCTGACCTGAGACAGGCGTGCAGGCAGTTTGTTGGGAAGTGATCCCAGGAAACACTGGGGAAGGAGTGGGGCTGAGAGGAACCCGCAAGGCAGCCGGTAGAACATGCAAGTGGGGGGCACTTATCCAACCAGGGTACCTTCTCTCACTGGCTGAGGGCTGCGGGGCGCTGGGGGTGTCCCTCTGCAGCCCTTCCCACTTGCCCTGGATTCTGCAGCCAGAACGAAGCCCTCAGGCACTGGCGGTGAGCATCCTTTCCATAGAGGTGAGTGCTAACGGGGTGTGGGCGCCTGCAGTGTGGACCACACTGAAAGTCCCAGGGGCGGTCCTCTGGTCTATCCCTGGCCCCACTGGGCTGTGAGAGCCCACTTCTGCCTCTGTTACCGCCCtgccacaacacacacacaagtgaggAGTGTTAGTTAATAGCGGACTCCAACAGTGCACGGGAAGAATCCCCGGGAAATCGAGGCTGAAGCTGTGAGAGCAGGTGAGGTGGCCGCAGGCGGAATGCAGGACAAGACCAAAAATTAAAAGCGCAGCAGCAGCCGATCTCTCGTTTATTGAaaactaagtgccaggcactgggtcAGCGATTTACACAGCGTCTCATCTGCTCCCAGCAACGAATCTATGAAGCACAGCACGTTCAATTATCGTCTTAATTTTTCAGAGGAGGTTTACTGAGGTTGCTAAAGATGCAAACCCAGCTCTGTCTGCCTTCCGAAACATTTGCTCTCAGGCTCTGGACTGAGCGAATAAAAGAGGAGGGGGCCCAGATGCGCAGTAGCCTAAATACTACCCTCTCCAACACACACACGCTGCAGCTCTGTGAGGGCCGGCGGCGCTATGTCCATCCTCCCGGGTCATCAGTCCCCCGGGAAGCACTGAATGACTGCTTATCCAAGATCACGCAGGGACCCGAGTGGCGCCCCCTTCCCTGTGCCTTCCACGGATCCGCAAGGCtccgggggagggggcggtggtggaGGTGGGCTCCAAGACCTTGTCCCGCACATAGCCCAGGCCCGCCCGGTGGTTTCAGACAGATCTCATTCGGTTCAAGTCCGGCGATGCGGTGGGGTTGAGCGGGGAGGGGGTTACCCCAGCCACGAAGCCCACCGCAGCCGAGCACGCCACCGGGGAGGCACCAGGAGCAATCCCAGTATGCCAGACGGGGCGGCCTGCAGCCGCGCCCGCGTTGGGTtgagcgcgcgcgcgcgcgcgggtCGGGACATTTTCCTCCGGTCACAGCCCCCTCCGCAGCGGGTCTGGCCGCGCGCCCGGCGCCCCCCACCGGGCTTCCAAGCGCCTCGCCCAGGCGGAGATGAAAACTCGCGGAGACTGGAGCTGCGAAAAGGCGGGCAAAGTTCCCTTTGATAAGTTATGAATGGGGAGGCAGTGTTCGCAGAACTCATTGTTAAAACCGCGGAGCCGAAGCCTCGGCCCGCGCGCGACCAATCAGGGCCCGCAGGCTATTTTGAAATCGCTCCGGCCCCAGCCAACGAGCGCGCGCGGGGAGGAGCCTTCGCCGGCGCCGGCCAATGGGCGCGGCGCTATGCTAAGGAGCCGGGGGCCGGGCCGCCGCCTGTCAGCGGGTTAAAGATGGAGCCGGCGGCCGGAGGGCGCCACGAGGTGCGGGGTGGTCCTGGGGGGCGGCTCGGGCGGACGGCCGCCCGGACCTCTCGCCGCCACCTCCCGAGACCTGCCGCGGCCCGGGGGGAGGAAGGGGCGTCCTCCGCGTGAGTAGCCGGGTCCGAGGTGGGGGCGCGGGACAGGGCGGCCCTCTCCCGCCGGAGGGGTTGGTGTGGAGGGGCGCAGCCCAACACCCCGGGCGGCCCCCTCCGAGCAGGGAACCACAGAGTGCCGGGGAGCCCCCTCGTCCCTCTTTTCTCTGGGCCGCCGGGCAGGGAGTCTCCCGGGACAGAATGAGGGTCCCAAGTTGGGGGCCAGGAGCCAGGGGCCTGGGACGGGGGCCTGAGTTGGCGGGGACGCGCCGGCCCGGAGTTGAGGGGGGGGTCACCCTTCTTTTCTCCGAGGCTCGGGCCGGGCAAGGGCTCAGGGTCGTCAGGCTGTATCCACCCACCCCCGCCTCAGGCGCCAGTGGGTTTCTGACCGCACTGGAGCGCGGGCCCCTCTCCTTTGTGTGTGCGCCCTACCCACGGTCCGCTCCGCTCAGGTGCTGGAGCCGGCCCTCTGTCTGGGGTCGCATACCCACGGCTCTCCGGAGGGTACCGGGAAAGGTCTGGCTCCCCTGGGGGTCCTGAGAACTCCAGGGACGGCAGCCCCCCGGTGAGATCCCCTCCGCGCCCTGCTGTCTAGGAATGGGCCCCTAGCCCCACCCACTTGTGCTTGCTTCCCGCCCTGCGTGTATGGGGGGACGGTGGGAGTCCCTCCTGCTGGCCGCAGGTGCTCTGACGAGGTTGCACTACTGTGCTTTGAGGAGCAGTGCAATGATATTGTCAAAGCATCCGGGACCAGCCTTGGAGACCCCTTCCCCCACACTGCCACTTCCCTTCCCCAGGCCGGGCCCCCGGACCTGcacgccctcccctcccccctgcccagcgagctcccttctccatggaaacTTGAGATCCTGGCCAGGCCTGGGCCTCTGGGGTCAGAGGGCACCCTTCCCCCAGGCAGAGGCCCCGCCCCAGTGGGCCTGCATTCCGGGTCTCAGATCCAGGCCGACCACCGGGAGAGGCGCTGGCAGGCCTGCCTGACACTCTTTCCCTGTTGCACTACTGTGCGCCCCTGGCAAGCAGTGCAATGATGAAAGGGCATCGGTCAGGCCCCACCCACCACCCGCAGCGCCTGGGCAGGGAGTCTGGCCACCTCACTCCACTAACCAGCAAGGAGGTGCAGGCGGGGAGCTGGGCTGGCGGGCTGTCCATCGGAGGATCAGAACGGCAGAGCTGCGAGGTTCTCTCCCAACCTCTCCAGCTAGGTTGAGGCTGGACAGGGGGTGGGGCAGACTCGGAAAACCTATGGTTTGAAGAGGATCTTTGCAACCAACTCACAGGTAAGACTGGGGGCTCAAGGTTTGGTCAGGACCCTGTGGACAAAGAGGCCCACTGCTTTGCCTGGAGGGTTTGCCCGGGCCAGGCTCAGACCCAGCTTCACCTGCCTTGACTTCCTGGGGGTGCCCTGAGCCTGGCCCTCCTGGCACGCCTGGGGAGAATGTTCTCCTGGGTCCTCCGCAGGAGCAGTGCTAGCTGGGGTGGATGGTGGGCTCAGAAAATGGAGCCGTGTGTCCTCCACCCACGCCCACTTGTTCTCTTACAGGGATGTGTACTGCCCTGAGCCTGCAGGAGGGACGGTGAAGTGCCCAGCATCCCACCTGCACAGCTGCAATCGGGGGGACTGGAGCCGACCTGCCAAGGAGATTGGCCCCAGGCATGCCTGCAGGGCCCCCTCAGCATCAGGACCAGACACAAAGGATTTTCAAGTGCCCAGTGGCAGCCATTCAAGCCTGTCTCCTTGAGAGGGGGCCCATTCGTGTCTGAAGGGGCATTTGGGAGTACCCTTCATCAATGGCTGTGCCCAGAGGGACAAGGGTAGATGCCCTGGCACCCAGGGTAGGATGAGGGGCAATGACACATGCTTGTCTACCTCCTAGGCCTGACCCCTTGCTCCTATGCAGACTCTGTACCCCATGGCCAAACATGCCATGCAGCTGTTTCCTGCCTTTGCTGGGAACTCAAGGCTCTGCTCAAATGTCCCCTCCTAAGGAaagcctcggagaaggcaatggcaccccactccagtactcttgcctggaaaatcccatggacggaggagcctggtgggctgcagtccgtggggtcgctaagagttggacacgactgagcgacttcattttcacttttcactttcatgcactggagaaggaaatggcaaccctctccagtgttcttgcctggagaatcccagggacgggggagcctggtgggctgccgtccatggggtcgcacggagtcggacacgactgaggcgactcagcagcagcagcagcaaggagagcCTTCCCCGGGCTCCAGGGCGCCCAGTGTTCCTCCTCACGGCCGGTTAGATCACATTTTCCACCTGTGGCTGAAGCCCTCTTTAGATTAGGAGCCCCTGAAAGCAGCAAACATTTCCTTTTGGCGGTGCTTGACACggcatactttaaaaaatccaaagaaacatACAAAGCATGAAGTATTATAAGCATAAACATGAAGGGGATGTTAACAAGGGCCTCCCTGACTCTTAGAGGATGCTTGTCctggttttaaaaaagcacaTACTGCGTGTTTTAGAGTCAGGTCCGAAAGTCACAGGTGGTGGCCAGGCAACAGAATGGAGATTTGGAGGCAGCAGTATCTGAGTCTGCCTGCAGCCCTAGGCAAGATACACAGGCCAGACCTCTCCTTCCTTGCAGGAGGCAGGCCTCAAAGTGGGAGGAAGTGAAGGCCACCTCCTGTGTTGGGGATAGCTGGGGCTGGTGGTTTGGTGGTAGGAGGTGAAAAAAAGTCTCAAGATACAGGGGCTGACAGGAGGAGGTGTGGGGAGGGGCCAGGAACATGTGCTCCAGGGAGCACCACCGCCCCCCCTTAAGATACTGGAATGGATGGTGGTTGGTCCCTGGCCAGCAGGAGAGGGAAAGTGAGAAGCAGGTTTTGGAGAGGGTGGAGGGGGAAAGAAGCTGCCAGTTTCTGCTCTGCTGAGTGTGAGACACCCAGGAAACATCCCGCCCCGGGGACCCGTACATGTGGGTCTGGAACCCAGGGAACTTGGGGTTCAGTCAGTTCTGGGTTGGGACTAAGAAGCAGGTAAGATGTCCAAGAAGGAATGGTGAAGACCCTCACGTGGAGAGGACAGAGGCTGGAGAGTAAGTCCAAAGAAAAGGTGGAGCTCCGGGGCTATAGGATTTGTGGGCAGAGAGACGTCTCCGGGGCATTGATGTCCCTCAGGTCCTACAGATTCTGAGGAGGGGAGCGGCCGGGATGCGGGGGGCCTGGAGGCAGCCTGGGGTccaagggtctcaaagagattgCGAGAGTTGGCCGCCCAGGAACGGGGTGGGCCTGGTCTGGGTGCAGCGGTGCGCGCCCCGTCGAAGCCCGAGGGCGCATGCGCGGAGCAGCGGGCATTGTCACGTGCTGCCGTCTGGCCCGCGGTCTCCGGGGAGTGGCCGGAGTGGTCTGGGCAGCGGCGCGTGCGGTGGCTGGGGGACAGCGGTGCGTCCTGGACCGAGTCCCAACGGGCACGCGAGTTCCGGCCctcggggcagggggtgggggctgggcgcGCCCGGACCCCGGGGGTCCCGCCTGGATGGTGGCGGAGCTGCGACCCTCGGGGGGCTTCCCTGTCTCCCGGGGCGGGTGGGGTGGGCGCGCCCAGACCCAGGGGACTCCGCCCCGACCGCCGCTCGGTTCCCAGGCAGCCAAGCCGCCGAAAGCCCTCGAGGATGGAGGTCCTGGACGAGTTCGACAGCGAGTTCCCCCAGACTGTGACCTTCTGCCAGCTTATCTCCGAGGAGGACTTCGAGAGGCAGGCGGCGACCTACACGGAGCGCGCGCTGCGCCGCCTCTTCCGCAGTCTCGACCGCAACCCGGCGCTGGCCGAGCGCGTGGTGCGCAAGGGCAAGCAGGCCGAGTGCGAGCGGCGCgggctcctctccttcctctgggtGCGGCCGGCCGGGCGGGGTCGGGgggcccggggtggggggtgggcgggggcgggggcttcCCGGAGGCGGCGGCTCAGGCGTCTGGCTTCCTCCGCCCTGCCTTGCCCGTGGCCCTCGCAGGCCAAGGCGTCGTGTGCGGTCCAGGGGGAGCTGAACTGCTGTAACAGCATGAGCGCCCTGGAGATGCACCAGCGCTTGGAACAGCTGAAGAGACGCATCCACCGCGTGCACCTCTACTCCCAGGGTGAGCCCACTGCGCGCTGCGCTGGCCCGCCTGGCTCAGACCTCCCCGCGGCCACACTGCCTTTCCAGCCTGCTCTGTCAGTC harbors:
- the SDF2L1 gene encoding stromal cell-derived factor 2-like protein 1, with the translated sequence MWSAGSGRAAGPALLGILLALSLSGGRAAKSDAGLVTCGSVLKLFNTQHRVRLHSHDIKYGSGSGQQSVTGVEASDDANSYWRIRGGTEGECPRGSPVRCGQAVRLTHVLTGKNLHTHHFPSPLTNNQEVSAFGEDGEGDDLDLWTVRCSGQHWEREAAVRFQHVGTSVFLSVTGEQYGSPIRGQHEVHGMASASAHNKWKAMEGIFIKPSPEAPGGHDEL